One part of the Pieris napi chromosome 4, ilPieNapi1.2, whole genome shotgun sequence genome encodes these proteins:
- the LOC125049129 gene encoding density-regulated protein homolog, with amino-acid sequence MADRDLSLGPREGVSYPIKVLYCGNCSMPIEYCENYPEYDKCKQWLEKNLPTEFEKVKIDDEDNGGEGEEKKRQKRGGKGMLKSKKKEDVPKLVQVSRAPRGKKKSVTVVSGLSTFDIDLKVAAKFFGTKFACGSSVTGDDEIVIQGDVKDDLFDVIPEKWPEIDEDSIEDLGDQKR; translated from the exons ATGGCGGACAGAGATCTTTCCTTGGGTCCTAGAGAAGGTGTTTCTTACCCTATCAAAGTACTTTATTGCGGAAATTGTTCCATGCCAATAGAGTATTGCGAAAATTATCCTGAGTATGATAAGTGCAAACAGTGgctagaaaaaaatttaccaacTGAATTTGAAAAGGTTAAAATAG ATGACGAAGATAATGGAGGTGAAGGTGAAGAAAAGAAACGGCAGAAACGGGGTGGTAAAGGCATGTtgaaatcaaagaaaaaagaagATGTCCCTAAACTAGTTCAAGTTTCAAGAGCCCCTCGGGGCAAGAAAAAGTCTGTTACAGTAGTATCAGGATTAAGTACTTTCG ATATTGACTTGAAAGTTGCAGCAAAATTTTTTGGTACAAAATTTGCATGTGGGTCATCAGTTACAGGAGATGATGAAATTGTGATACAAGGTGATGTAAAGGATGACTTATTTGATGTTATCCCAGAGAAATGGCCTGAG ATTGATGAAGATAGTATTGAAGATTTAGGAGATCAAAAGAGATAG